A stretch of Bombus huntii isolate Logan2020A chromosome 7, iyBomHunt1.1, whole genome shotgun sequence DNA encodes these proteins:
- the LOC126867480 gene encoding pyruvate kinase-like isoform X1 codes for MVWVTIYDKMAGKPNTQVLYAQSHLDHMCALDIDSHASFVRLSGIICTIGPASRSVETLEKMIETGMNIARLNFSHGSHEYHAETISNVRKAQKNLSSRSGINVPVAIALDTKGPEIRTGLLEGGGSAEVELLKDQTFKLSTDKAYMEKGNANLVYVDYENISKVLKVGSRVYVDDGLISLIVTAVNPDVIVTTVENGGMLGSRKGVNLPGSPVDLPAVSEKDKSDLQFGVEQDVDMIFASFIRDAKALSEIRAILGEKGKNIKIISKIENQQGMTNLDEIIDASDGIMVARGDLGIEIPPEKVFLAQKCMISRCNKVGKPVICATQMLESMVKKPRATRAETSDVANAILDGADCVMLSGETAKGDYPLECVRTMANICKEAEAVIWQTQIFQDLTRKALPPIDATHAIGIAAVEVSVKCAASAIIVITTTGRSAHIVAKYRPRCPIIAVTRFHQVARQAHLYRGILPVYYEEAPLADWVKDVDVRVQCGLKFGKGRGFIKSGDSVVIVTGLKQGPGFTNTLRIVTVE; via the exons ATGGCTGGAAAGCCGAACACGCAAGTTTTGTACGCTCAAAGCCATTTAGATCATATGTGTGCCTTGGACATCGACAGCCATGCATCGTTCGTCCGTCTTTCGGGAATTATTTGCACGATCGGACCGGCTTCAAGATCCGTCGAAACTCTCGAAAAGATGATTGAAACGGGCATGAATATCGCTCGATTAAATTTTTCTCATGGCTCTCATGAATACCACGCTGAGACTATTAGCAACGTACGAAAAGCGCAGAAGAACTTATCCAGTCGATCAGGCATTAACGTTCCTGTAGCGATTGCTCTCGATACAAAAGGTCCTGAAATCCGTACTGGACTTTTGGAAGGC GGTGGATCTGCTGAAGTCGAATTACTTAAGGACCAAACGTTTAAATTATCTACCGATAAGGCATACATGGAAAAAGGCAATGCAAATCTTGTTTACGTAGATTACGAGAATATTTCTAAAGTATTGAAAGTTGGAAGTCGTGTTTACGTTGACGATGGTTTGATTTCCCTCATAGTTACTGCAGTCA atccTGATGTGATTGTAACTACTGTTGAAAATGGTGGAATGTTAGGTTCTCGCAAAGGTGTCAATCTACCTGGATCACCAGTAGATTTGCCAGCTGTTTCTGAAAAAGATAAATCTGATTTGCAATTTGGTGTTGAACAAGACGTTGATATGATCTTTGCGTCATTTATAAGAGATGCTAAAGCTTTATCAGAAATTCGCGCAATTCTTGGTGAAAAGGGAAAgaacattaaaataatatccAAAATTGAAAATCAGCAAGGAATGACAAATCTTGATGAAATTATCGACGCTTCTGATGGTATTATGGTAGCACGTGGTGATCTTGGTATTGAAATACCGCCAGAAAAAGTATTCTTAGCACAAAAATGTATGATCAGTAGATGTAATAAAGTTGGGAAACCAGTAATTTGTGCTACGCAAATGCTTGAGTCTATGGTGAAGAAACCACGTGCAACTAGAGCTGAAACATCGGATGTAGCTAATGCTATACTTGATGGTGCAGATTGTGTCATGTTATCAG GTGAAACTGCCAAAGGAGATTACCCACTGGAGTGTGTGCGCACAATGGCTAACATCTGTAAAGAAGCGGAGGCTGTAATTTGGCAGACACAAATTTTCCAAGATCTTACTCGCAAAGCATTACCACCAATTGATGCTACTCATGCTATTGGAATCGCTGCTGTAGAAGTATCCGTAAAATGTGCAGCTAGTGCTATTATAGTAATCACAACTACCGGCCGTTCAGCGCACATAGTTGCAAAATACAGACCACGTTGTCCAATTATAGCAGTAACTAGATTCCATCAAGTTGCACGACAAGCACATCTTTATCGTGGCATTTTGCCCGTTTATTATGAAG AGGCGCCATTAGCTGATTGGGTGAAAGACGTTGATGTACGCGTCCAGTGTGGTTTGAAATTCGGCAAAGGCCGCGGTTTCATTAAATCTGGAGATTCAGTTGTAATAGTTACTGGTTTGAAACAAGGCCCAGGATTTACGAATACACTTCGTATTGT gaCGGTTGAATAA
- the LOC126867480 gene encoding pyruvate kinase-like isoform X2, whose protein sequence is MAGKPNTQVLYAQSHLDHMCALDIDSHASFVRLSGIICTIGPASRSVETLEKMIETGMNIARLNFSHGSHEYHAETISNVRKAQKNLSSRSGINVPVAIALDTKGPEIRTGLLEGGGSAEVELLKDQTFKLSTDKAYMEKGNANLVYVDYENISKVLKVGSRVYVDDGLISLIVTAVNPDVIVTTVENGGMLGSRKGVNLPGSPVDLPAVSEKDKSDLQFGVEQDVDMIFASFIRDAKALSEIRAILGEKGKNIKIISKIENQQGMTNLDEIIDASDGIMVARGDLGIEIPPEKVFLAQKCMISRCNKVGKPVICATQMLESMVKKPRATRAETSDVANAILDGADCVMLSGETAKGDYPLECVRTMANICKEAEAVIWQTQIFQDLTRKALPPIDATHAIGIAAVEVSVKCAASAIIVITTTGRSAHIVAKYRPRCPIIAVTRFHQVARQAHLYRGILPVYYEEAPLADWVKDVDVRVQCGLKFGKGRGFIKSGDSVVIVTGLKQGPGFTNTLRIVTVE, encoded by the exons ATGGCTGGAAAGCCGAACACGCAAGTTTTGTACGCTCAAAGCCATTTAGATCATATGTGTGCCTTGGACATCGACAGCCATGCATCGTTCGTCCGTCTTTCGGGAATTATTTGCACGATCGGACCGGCTTCAAGATCCGTCGAAACTCTCGAAAAGATGATTGAAACGGGCATGAATATCGCTCGATTAAATTTTTCTCATGGCTCTCATGAATACCACGCTGAGACTATTAGCAACGTACGAAAAGCGCAGAAGAACTTATCCAGTCGATCAGGCATTAACGTTCCTGTAGCGATTGCTCTCGATACAAAAGGTCCTGAAATCCGTACTGGACTTTTGGAAGGC GGTGGATCTGCTGAAGTCGAATTACTTAAGGACCAAACGTTTAAATTATCTACCGATAAGGCATACATGGAAAAAGGCAATGCAAATCTTGTTTACGTAGATTACGAGAATATTTCTAAAGTATTGAAAGTTGGAAGTCGTGTTTACGTTGACGATGGTTTGATTTCCCTCATAGTTACTGCAGTCA atccTGATGTGATTGTAACTACTGTTGAAAATGGTGGAATGTTAGGTTCTCGCAAAGGTGTCAATCTACCTGGATCACCAGTAGATTTGCCAGCTGTTTCTGAAAAAGATAAATCTGATTTGCAATTTGGTGTTGAACAAGACGTTGATATGATCTTTGCGTCATTTATAAGAGATGCTAAAGCTTTATCAGAAATTCGCGCAATTCTTGGTGAAAAGGGAAAgaacattaaaataatatccAAAATTGAAAATCAGCAAGGAATGACAAATCTTGATGAAATTATCGACGCTTCTGATGGTATTATGGTAGCACGTGGTGATCTTGGTATTGAAATACCGCCAGAAAAAGTATTCTTAGCACAAAAATGTATGATCAGTAGATGTAATAAAGTTGGGAAACCAGTAATTTGTGCTACGCAAATGCTTGAGTCTATGGTGAAGAAACCACGTGCAACTAGAGCTGAAACATCGGATGTAGCTAATGCTATACTTGATGGTGCAGATTGTGTCATGTTATCAG GTGAAACTGCCAAAGGAGATTACCCACTGGAGTGTGTGCGCACAATGGCTAACATCTGTAAAGAAGCGGAGGCTGTAATTTGGCAGACACAAATTTTCCAAGATCTTACTCGCAAAGCATTACCACCAATTGATGCTACTCATGCTATTGGAATCGCTGCTGTAGAAGTATCCGTAAAATGTGCAGCTAGTGCTATTATAGTAATCACAACTACCGGCCGTTCAGCGCACATAGTTGCAAAATACAGACCACGTTGTCCAATTATAGCAGTAACTAGATTCCATCAAGTTGCACGACAAGCACATCTTTATCGTGGCATTTTGCCCGTTTATTATGAAG AGGCGCCATTAGCTGATTGGGTGAAAGACGTTGATGTACGCGTCCAGTGTGGTTTGAAATTCGGCAAAGGCCGCGGTTTCATTAAATCTGGAGATTCAGTTGTAATAGTTACTGGTTTGAAACAAGGCCCAGGATTTACGAATACACTTCGTATTGT gaCGGTTGAATAA